CGTCCATAAAGGTCAGAATTTCATTTCCTGTGGTTGCTTCGACAAGCGGGTCGATCTGTGGCTTTGGGCAGGCTTTGTTAAGGTCGGTAAAATCCACACAGACTCGCCATTCGGGGTATTTGACTTCTAAAAGGGATTCGGCGCCGAGGAGTTTGTCAACTTTGTCGTCTACTGCTTGCGACATTTCGGGGCCTAGCTAGTGTCGTTTCTGTTTGACTGGCTTGTGTGTTGGATCGGTGTTGAGCTCGTGAGTTGTAACGGTCGGATCGAGAtgtttgttttgagaaaaaagatCAGCTCGTTTCGCATGCTCGGAGTTATTTCCGTTCCTATCTTCACACATTGTTTCTTGTCAGTGTCGTCGAGGCTTACTTCTTCTCTTGTGGTGACGCCCTGTTGGATCGGAGTCGGCTTTCCATCGGTTGGCTACGAGCTGTCGTCGCTGACCTGCTACTCTGATTGCTATAACTTCTTTGCTGTGCGCATCTTGTGTTCGATCAGGAAGCAGGTCCTTGCGCTCTATTGGTTGCAGCGCAACGTGTATACGCCCTTCGAGGTTggaaatttgacgcactgatggtatGTCGACGGGACTGCCCTCATCTTGTGAAGCCAAGGGGTTCCGAGGATGACATTATAAATAGTTGGCTTGTCGATGAAGGCGAATAGGGAATACCTCGCCATGCCCCCGATGAAGATTGGCAGGTCGATGGTGTGGATAGACATAATATGATCTTCGTCGAAACCGGTTAAGGAGTGGCATTCGGGCTTGATATCACCTTCCCTGATCTCCATTTGTGCCAGGACGTTCCTGAAGATCACGTTGACCGAACTCCTGGTGTCGATCAGGATTCTTGTTACTTCGCTTTCACCGATCAGAAATTCGACGACCAGGGGGTCGTTATGTGGGAGATCTAAACCCTCCAGATCGCTGTCGTCGAAGGCTATCGACGTGTTTTCGGAACTGATCTTTGATGGCCATGATTTCTTCATTTCGGTTTTCTTGGCATAGTCTCTTATTGACATGACCAAGTCGTTGCACCCTGCTAGCCCGCCCATGATCACGTTTATCCGTCTTATTACTTGGGGACGGTGGTCGGGCTGATGATCTAGGCGTGGCCGTTTTTCGTGATTGACGTCATCTGGGATTTCTATCTCGTCCTCACTTTGGTCAGCGATTGTCTTTTAGTCTTTTACAAACTTGCGGACGATATTCTCAGCTTGTTTGGTATCGCTCTTTCCGGATCAGGGTGTCTTGCTTCTGTCAGACTCGACTACTATTGCTCTCTTTTTGTATCGCTCCATCAGGATTGTTTGGAAGTAACGACACTCCTCAGTTGAGTGTGTGGTACTTTGATGGAAATCGCAGTATTGAGTTGTGTTATTCTCACCTTCCTTCCTGATGTACTTATTTTCACCAATCGCGAAGGTTCGACGAGTTCGGTCTGGGTTTCGGGAGAAATGCTGGCGTGGCTCAACGTGCTCGACCTTTGGAGCTGTGACTGTTGGTGGCATGGCCGTGACGCTTGTTTCTGCGGCGTGCTTCTTAGCGTTGAccaccttttcttctttgacTTCTATGTGTTTCGCGGCTCGTAGTAGCGCGTCGGCTATGGTTTCTACATGAGTCAAGAACATCTCCTCGTTAAACTGAGATTCGTACCACAGCGCGTTTTTGTGTGCAACGATAGGTGCAGCGTCAGAAATCAAAACGCTAACGACGACCTCTTTAAAGCGACTGATGAAGGATCGAAGTGATTTGTTTCGCCCTTGCGTTAGTGCGTACAGATCGGCATGGGAGTTCTTGTTTTCCATTAGAACGGAGAACTGCTTTAAAAATTCGGTTACCAGATCCTTGACACTATCAATCGATCCAGACGGAAGTCGCGGAAACCAACTCAAAGCTGCTCCGGTCAAGTGTTCGGCGAAAACTTGGCATGCTCCAGCATCGTATTCTGCCGGGGTGAACTGCAAGGGACCGAGAACTACCCCGAAAGTGAGCAGAAAGTCTCGTGGGTCTGCCGCCCCGTCGTAGGTACCCAGCCTTGGCTTGACCGCCCGTTTCACCGGTATGGTTGCGAGTCTTCTAGAGAATGGGGTCCATTGAGTCGCTTTGAGCATGAGATCTACCCCTGGCGCTCTACTCGTTGCTTTATGAAATATCGCTTCCATCTCTTGCATCTACTCCCTAATTTGCTTCGGCTCGGCATCCTTAGCGTTGTCGCTCTGCTCATCGATGCGCGAGTTGGGATCACGCTCGAGCCCGCCAGTTCTCGCATCTTGCCTTGGCATCATTCCTGCTGAGAAGAAATTCGTTGAACCTTGTCGGACGGTCTGGAGATGGTTGATTTCTTCCTGGGATCCGACCTGTGCTGCGGTTAGTGCATCCAATCGAGTATTGGTTCGCTGTTTCTGCTGGTCGAGGTGTGCTAAAATCCCGCGGAATAGCTCATCTATGTTGGAGATGGGCTGGCTGTTGAGCAGGGTGAGTTGCGCTGGGTTTGAAGTCGGCTCCGTGGTTGTCGGACTCGCTAGGTTGCTTGCGATGACGAACGTTCCTGGACTCTCTGCTGTGGCAGCCTTTCTTGGAGCGTCCGGGGTTGGAAGGACTGCTTGTTCCACTTAATCCGCTGTCGGGGTTGTTGTTCCCCTTGATGATCTGGCGTCCTTGCTGCCTTCTTTGGTGGTTATGGTCATCTTGTGTAGCTGTTGTAGGTCCGTTCTTCAAACTTTCAGAGAGAATTTCGACTTGGTTCCCCCTACCTGgtgcgccaaattgttgatgtccaaatcggtcCAATTAAAAATTTTTAGTTCGGTGTTTAAAtggtcgaagttctcttttatttatgaaaaagtCGGGCTACAATTGGTAACGACGAGCTATAAAATGACGAAAAGGAAACAATTGACGAACTGTGAGCTCGTCAAGTCGATACTGCGAGAACATGTTCTCTTGTACGAATTTCCTCTCCGTTTTTCGTGTCCTCTCGCCGTACGCCGTACATTCATTATTTATAGGTTACTGTGTCGGTTTGTCATCcgaaaagaccaaaataccTTGTTCGGCCTATTAATTCTTTTGGGCCTTTTCTAGGCTAGGCCTATTGTTGGGGTGAAATCCACCCCCAAAAGAAGGTATGACACCAAAATATATCTGAATAAAAGTGAGTAATGATGTATTGGGAATGTTCTTATTTTCAAATAGCTAATCtattttcatatgttaatttatgagaaaaaaatatttaaaatatgaagatagaaaaaagaaaagataaagagaatcaAATGGAGAGGAGTTGGGGGAGATGATGGCATTTCTTTGCTTTGTAAATTTGGAGCATGTGACTTGATCTCTCTTTCCAACTCAGTTCTCCTACTCACATTCAGTATCTTCCTTATTTTATTCCTTCTCTTAACTTAACTTCtgaaattttatatacatactACAGATTTCTAGTTTCTTAGTTACGAAATAAATATCATATGCCTTATATATGTACTTAGTATAGGAATAATCAATGGTAGTCGATAAAAAGCAAGAGTCGGGAGAGTAATCTCATCTTAGGAAATTATTACAAACACGATCTCATTTCTTTCCCTTTATACAAAAGCTGTCACCGTAACTAGATCATATGTTCTcgtttcgtttttgttttatttttcctttcggtctatttgaaaccaattttagaCAACTGACAAAATACACATTATGAggtatcttttgtttcttttatccgaaaatttaaattattattcgACTATAAGGAAAATATTAAACTACTAGCGCGATGAAGCTAAGGAATACATATAAACATTACaattgaaacagaaaaaaaaaaaaaaaaaaaaaaaaattNATTTGACTACACATCAATCGTCATATTATGTTTAAAGTCTCTTAGTTTAATTCCAATTGTTGTCTAATTTCTAGAAAAATGTATCTAAATATGATTGAGAAATTCTAGATcacaataattattaattttggcAGTTTTCATATGAGTTCTACACAACAAcagaaaaactatatattaaatcCTTGATCGCCTATTGATCGTAAATTACTTATTCTTAGTCTTAGTTATCCTAAGGAATGACTCAGAAGAAAGCCAAAAGCCTAAAAGGAATCGACAGTAGAGAGTGGACGGGGAAAAAGGTCACGTGAGTAAGACATAAAATCACGTGCGCGCGGGatcggttttggtttgttttatttcgTTTCTTAAATCGGgatagaatatgaaattatcAATGTAGGGTTTTCTAATAATACTTTTCACATTTTACTCTTggcttgatttttttcttttcttttacgcatgtattttgatttatctgtctttttgttttcccttaaCTGTATGGGCACTAGCACGTCCATTATATAAGCcaaatagaaaagaaataatAGTTTGTCTGCATTATTTAAACTTACAGAATTTGGTATTTAATGCAATTGTGCAATTTTATCCTTGGATTATTCACAAGAACCATATACCTTTTTTCCTCTCCTTTGTTTCCAAGTGTAATTCGAAAAGAATCTTAACATGTATGTGGACCAACCCCTGGAAACATGATGACGTAACATTCATATATAGTTAACAATGACAAATTTTCGGAGATTGTCTATATATTATTGGATTGCTTTAACAATAATGGAACGCAAGATGTATTTAGTGATGTATAATCACACTACTTATAGGAGTTGAGAGTGACAGTCAAAAAAGTTAACAAGTATGTTAATATCCTTaactattatttaattagttctctcatattttgtaaaacatatcCAAAATTCGAATTTAGGTCAGCCAATGGAGATAAACTCCACCCAAAGACCTAGTTTATCAATGAAAATAAGCCCTACATGTGGACGTCtgatctcatttttttctcattttttttagagaaacCTCTTGTAGATAatcattaacatatataaaacaaaacaaaaaaaatcgaaattatttttaaaatagtgtaTGAAGGTTCAAGAAAATCAGACAAATTCATCAATCAGGACAAGATATGGGTCCAAGCCAAAAATCCATATATCCAACATACTCTAAGAAACAAagtctaaaatataaaaacaaaataacaaaaagaaaattctaattttaaatctaataaaaaaagtACCTCacccctctttctctctctctctttagctAGCTACAAgagtgtatgtatatattatatgcaATGATGGCACAGTGCATTGAGCTTTATAAACAGAAGCACTATAAACATCAAACACCCCTTACTTGCTCTCAGCTCTCAAGTGTATGAGAGAGAAATAGGCTGATAAGAGTCAAAACAGCAAAGagagagctagagagagagaggcccAAGCAATTAAAAAGCTTTCATCATAATAACATAAGAGAACTTTGAAGAGTCTaagaaaaagtttgaaaagCCTTTGTTGCAGAAAGCTTAAAAGAACTTTTTCTCTCCCTATATCTATATCTCTCTTTATTACCCTTCATCATCTTTGTAAAGCTGAGCCTCCCACtatctttaaattttctacttctttttttttttggggggtctTTGGGTCTTGTTGTTTCATCAAATCAATCTCTAGTATCCAAATACAATAAAgtcaaaaaagagagagatcaagaaaaGTAGAGTTATTGATGAGAACAGATCAAGTGATGTTGTCCaacaagaacacaaacacatgttgtgtggtttcttcttcttcttctgatcctttcctctcttcttcagaAAATGGGGTCACCACCACAAACACATCCACtcagaagaggaaaagaagaccTGCAGGTACACCAGGTAATAATAAATCCCCACACTACTGAAAATGTAATGTCcaatcttcttttttattttcttgtttttatttttggttttctctaaaACTCCATTTAAAACCACACTTtcgaaaggaaaaaaaatgtttaatcaaaagacatgtttttttataggtttgattttgaagtttcaattttttttgttcttaataatACCAGTTCAAGTTTTTGGGTATtaatatgtttctttctttttatactTAAACCTCATTTGAAAAACTCagctttataaaattttcttgaaaCCGAAGATATGTGTTTTGATGGAGTATGCCTTGTTTGCTCTTCAGATCCAGATGCAGAAGTTGTGTCTTTATCTCCAAGAACTCTTCTTGAATCAGACAGATACATATGTGAGATCTGTAACCAAGGGTTTCAAAGAGACCAGAATCTCCAGATGCATAGAAGACGTCACAAAGTTCCATGGAAGCTTCTTAAAAGAGACAACAACATAGAGGTGAAGAAACGAGTTTATGTTTGCCCTGAACCAACTTGCCTTCACCATGATCCTTGCCATGCTCTCGGAGATCTTGTTGGTATCAAAAAACATTTCAGAAGAAAACACAGTAACCATAAGCAATGGGTTTGTGAGAGATGCTCTAAAGGTTATGCTGTTCAATCAGATTACAAAGCTCATCTCAAAACTTGTGGCACTAGAGGACATTCTTGTGACTGTGGTCGCGTCTTCTCCAGGTATAGTTTCTTGTTCCTcgttaaaatttggtttttaatcagaaaaaatccaacttttttaatttattatatatatatggacccTTTTTTTNAAATTCCATTTAAAACCAtactttagaaaaaatatatataatgttaaccgaagacatgttttttttataggtttgaTATtgaagtttcaattttttttattcttaataataGTACCAGTTCAAGTTTTTGGGtattaatgtgttttttttttttttacttaaaccTCATTAAAAACTCAGCTTTATGAATTTTTCTTGAAACCGAAGATATGTGTTTTGATGGAGTATGTCTTATTTGCTCTTCAGATCCAGATGCAGAAGTTGTGTCTTtatcaccaagaactcttcttgAATCAGACAGATACATATGTGAGATCTGTAACCAAGGGTTTCAAAGAGACCAGAATCTCCAGATGCATAGAAGACGTCACAAAGTTCCATGGAAGCTTCTTAAAAGAGACAACAACATAGAGGTGAAGAAACGAGTCTATGTTTGCCCTGAACCAACTTGCCTTCACCATGATCCTTGCCATGCTCTCGGAGATCTTGTTGGTATCAAAAAACATTTCAGAAGAAAGCACAGTAACCATAAGCAATGGGTTTGTGAGAGATGCTCTAAAGGTTATGCTGTTCAATCAGATTACAAAGCTCATCTCAAAACTTGTGGCACTAGAGGACATTCTTGTGACTGTGGTCGCGTCTTCTCCAGGTATAGTTTCTTGTTCCTCActataatttggtttttaattagaaaaattccaactattttaatttattatggaCCCCCTTTTTTAAATCAGTTATCGTTAATATGAATTCAAGAAAGATGCAAAATTGCtcaatatacaattaatttggCTCTGTTTGTTATGTATATTTAGAAGATCATATAAAAGagtcaaaaatagaaaattgcTCTAGCGACACAAAACCAAGATTGATAGTTATAGTACTATTTGATTTGACTATCCCtcatgatttttattaattctgTGTATTGATGTGTATGCATCAGAGTTTTctaatacatatttttcttgactattttgtttggtttttgtgacATAAAAAGAAAGTTAATTACCTAGATTATGACATTGACCCCAGTctataaagaaatattatactATGTTTTAAGGATATTATTGGACCTAAACTcatattaacaatatatatagtccaaCTCCAACGTTATTATTTCATAAACGAGGTTTAAACAGAAAAccttaatataaaattattaaatttgtcaCTTTATAaccaaatgaaaattttaaattgatatataaGTTTCTTTTCTGCTTTTAGGGTGGAGAGTTTTATTGAGCATCAAGATAACTGTTCCGTACGGAGAGTTCACCGTGAACAGCCTCTACCGCCACAAACCGCAGTACCAGTCCCGGCCTGCTCCTCTAGAACCGCTTCAACCATCAGTACTCCGTCTAGTGAAACCAATTACGGCAGTGCAATTGCTGTTGCGACTCCTATACCTCTAGAAGGCCGTCCAATTCATCAGAGAATCTCACCTTCAGTTCTCACTCACTCATCAAAAAATCTCAACCTCGAACTTCAGCTTCTTCCATTATCGTcgaatcaaaaccctaatcatcaagAAAACCGACaacaaaaagttaaagaaccatctcatcatcataatcataatcatgaTGCTACAAACTTAAACCTCTCCATtgcaccatcatcatcatcatatcaacattACAATAACTTTGATCGTATAAAAGAGATAATGGCAAGCGAGCAAATCATGAAGATAGCGATGAAGGAGAAAGATTATGCGGAGGAAGCAAAAAGAGAAGCGAAGAGGCAACGAGAGATAGCTGAAAACGAGTTCGCGAATGCTAAGAAGATTAGGCAAAAAGCACAAGCTGAGCTTGAGAGAGCTAAGTTTTTAAAGGAACAATCAATGAAGAAAATAAGCTCAACGATCATGCAAATCACTTGTCAAACTTGTAAAGGACAGTTTCAAGCAGTTGCGGTTCCGGCGGCTGCGACTGACGAGACATCTCTTGTGGTCAGTTTCATGTCGTCAGCCAATACCGACGGAGACTTTGAAAATGGATTTTAAGTACA
The Camelina sativa cultivar DH55 chromosome 6, Cs, whole genome shotgun sequence genome window above contains:
- the LOC104789960 gene encoding protein SHOOT GRAVITROPISM 5-like isoform X2 is translated as MRTDQVMLSNKNTNTCCVVSSSSSDPFLSSSENGVTTTNTSTQKRKRRPAGTPDPDAEVVSLSPRTLLESDRYICEICNQGFQRDQNLQMHRRRHKVPWKLLKRDNNIEVKKRVYVCPEPTCLHHDPCHALGDLVGIKKHFRRKHSNHKQWVCERCSKGYAVQSDYKAHLKTCGTRGHSCDCGRVFSRVESFIEHQDNCSVRRVHREQPLPPQTAVPVPACSSRTASTISTPSSETNYGSAIAVATPIPLEGRPIHQRISPSVLTHSSKNLNLELQLLPLSSNQNPNHQENRQQKVKEPSHHHNHNHDATNLNLSIAPSSSSYQHYNNFDRIKEIMASEQIMKIAMKEKDYAEEAKREAKRQREIAENEFANAKKIRQKAQAELERAKFLKEQSMKKISSTIMQITCQTCKGQFQAVAVPAAATDETSLVVSFMSSANTDGDFENGF
- the LOC104793827 gene encoding uncharacterized protein LOC104793827, coding for MGGLAGCNDLVMSIRDYAKKTEMKKSWPSKISSENTSIAFDDSDLEGLDLPHNDPLVVEFLIGESEVTRILIDTRSSVNVIFRNVLAQMEIREGDIKPECHSLTGFDEDHIMSIHTIDLPIFIGGMARYSLFAFIDKPTIYNVILGTPWLHKMRAVPSTYHQCVKFPTSKGVYTLRCNQ
- the LOC104789960 gene encoding protein SHOOT GRAVITROPISM 5-like isoform X1, with protein sequence MRTDQVMLSNKNTNTCCVVSSSSSDPFLSSSENGVTTTNTSTQKRKRRPAGTPDPDAEVVSLSPRTLLESDRYICEICNQGFQRDQNLQMHRRRHKVPWKLLKRDNNIEVKKRVYVCPEPTCLHHDPCHALGDLVGIKKHFRRKHSNHKQWVCERCSKGYAVQSDYKAHLKTCGTRGHSCDCGRVFSRVESFIEHQDNCSVRRVHREQPLPPQTAVPVPACSSRTASTISTPSSETNYGSAIAVATPIPLEGRPIHQRISPSVLTHSSKNLNLELQLLPLSSNQNPNHQENRQQKVKEPSHHHNHNHDATNLNLSIAPSSSSYQHYNNFDRIKEIMASEQIMKIAMKEKDYAEEAKREAKRQREIAENEFANAKKIRQKAQAELERAKFLKEQSMKKISSTIMQITCQTCKGQFQAVAVPAAATDETSLVVSFMSSANTDGDFENGF
- the LOC104789960 gene encoding protein SHOOT GRAVITROPISM 5-like isoform X3 → MHRRRHKVPWKLLKRDNNIEVKKRVYVCPEPTCLHHDPCHALGDLVGIKKHFRRKHSNHKQWVCERCSKGYAVQSDYKAHLKTCGTRGHSCDCGRVFSRVESFIEHQDNCSVRRVHREQPLPPQTAVPVPACSSRTASTISTPSSETNYGSAIAVATPIPLEGRPIHQRISPSVLTHSSKNLNLELQLLPLSSNQNPNHQENRQQKVKEPSHHHNHNHDATNLNLSIAPSSSSYQHYNNFDRIKEIMASEQIMKIAMKEKDYAEEAKREAKRQREIAENEFANAKKIRQKAQAELERAKFLKEQSMKKISSTIMQITCQTCKGQFQAVAVPAAATDETSLVVSFMSSANTDGDFENGF
- the LOC104789960 gene encoding protein SHOOT GRAVITROPISM 5-like isoform X4; the protein is MHRRRHKVPWKLLKRDNNIEVKKRVYVCPEPTCLHHDPCHALGDLVGIKKHFRRKHSNHKQWVCERCSKGYAVQSDYKAHLKTCGTRGHSCDCGRVFSRVESFIEHQDNCSVRRVHREQPLPPQTAVPVPACSSRTASTISTPSSETNYGSAIAVATPIPLEGRPIHQRISPSVLTHSSKNLNLELQLLPLSSNQNPNHQENRQQKVKEPSHHHNHNHDATNLNLSIAPSSSSYQHYNNFDRIKEIMASEQIMKIAMKEKDYAEEAKREAKRQREIAENEFANAKKIRQKAQAELERAKFLKEQSMKKISSTIMQITCQTCKGQFQAVAVPAAATDETSLVVSFMSSANTDGDFENGF
- the LOC104793828 gene encoding uncharacterized protein LOC104793828 gives rise to the protein MEAIFHKATSRAPGVDLMLKATQWTPFSRRLATIPVKRAVKPRLGTYDGAADPRDFLLTFGVVLGPLQFTPAEYDAGACQVFAEHLTGAALSWFPRLPSGSIDSVKDLVTEFLKQFSVLMENKNSHADLYALTQGRNKSLRSFISRFKEVVVSVLISDAAPIVAHKNALWYESQFNEEMFLTHVETIADALLRAAKHIEVKEEKVVNAKKHAAETSVTAMPPTVTAPKVEHVEPRQHFSRNPDRTRRTFAIGENKYIRKEGENNTTQYCDFHQSTTHSTEECRYFQTILMERYKKRAIVVESDRSKTP